ATTGACACATTTGTGAgcttggaaagaataaaaaatcctGTCGGGTGAACTagtaaaatagtttctttttaattatacatcataatatttaatataaaaatcagatttCTGAAGAACTAACTTAAGGGCTCTACCTTTTACAACTTGAAATGTgggggcattttttttaaaaagatgaattttttgaGAAGATTCAAGTTGTTTTCATTCCCTAAGCTTAAAGGCATGAAGATTCTACATCTTTAATCTGTTTTTGTGTCTCAACATCTGTGGTGTCTATATTAGAACTTGGAAATAAGGTTTCATTGTAGAGGAACTagttaaataaatggatagagaTAAAATACTCCAAAGAGGTAAACTAATTTCAGTGGCTCAGAAGATAAGGAACCCCCCAGCTGGAAGCCAGGAGATGTGGTTttgttttcagagacagggtctcctggGTAGAGTGGTTGTACCTCACAGAGGCCTCAaactggcctcaggcgatcctccctctcagcctcctgagtagctgggagctataggtgagcaccaccatgcccaaccaattcttaaatttttttatagaggtggattttgccatgttgcccaggctgctcttgaactcctggcctcaagtgatcttcccctctcccaaagtgctgggattactttgtgtgagccaccacacccatcctGTCTgggaggtttgtttgtttttgagacagagtcttgctttgttgcccaggctagagtgagtgccctggctgtcagcctagctcacagcaacctcaaactcctggcctcaagcaatcctgctgcctcagcctcccgagtagctgggactacaggcacgtgccaccacgcccggccaattaatttctttttatttatagtagagacagggtctcactcttgctcaggctggtttcgaactcctgacctggagcaatcctcccgcctggcctcccagagtgctgggattacaggtgtgagccaccacgcctggcctctggAAGGTTTGATTGGACTTAATGTGGCTAAGGAATTCTGATACTTAGTccaattatattctttttcaagaagaaagaattagtaagCAGGCCCAATgtggtcacgcctgtaatcctagcactctgggaggccgaggtgggcggattgcttgaggtcaggagtttgaaaccagctgagcaagagttgagaccccatctctactataaatagaaagaaattaattggctgactaatatagatagaaaaaattagccaggtatggtggcgcatgcttgtagtcccagctgcttgggaggctgaagcagtaggattgcttgagcccaggagttggaggttgctgtgagctaggctgacgccacggcactctagctggggcaacagagagactctgtctgaaaaaaagaattagtaagCAAAACTTAAAGAATCTAGAAAAGGAGGGCCCCCAAACAAGAACTGGATAGTGTTTGTCTCATATAATCAGGAAAAGAAAGTTTCACAGGATGCATATTTTACACCACTGTAGAGCAGGTTTTATCAAGGCTTGGATATGAAATCCTCTGAAACTTTGGTGTCTAATCAAACTCATTCCAGTCAAGAACCGCTTTCTCAGTTTGAGCAAGCCCAGGCACATTTGCTCAGTTTGAGCAAGCCCAGGCACATTAGCACCCAGGCTGAGAAGCAGGAGATTGATTAATTCAtgttgtatgcctgtatcaaaacatcgcaTGTagcctataaagatatacaactaggCCGaccacggtggctcacacctgtaatcctagcactctgggaggccgaggcaagcggatttctccaggtcaggagttcgaaaccagcctgagcaagagcgagaccccgtctctactataaatagaaagaaattaattggccagctaatatatagaggaaaaaattagccgggcatggtggcacatgcctgtagtcccagttccaactcgggaggctgaggcagcaggagtgcttgagaccaggagtttgaggttgctgtgagctaggttgatgccaaggcactcactcaaGGTATACAACtactatgtacccataataattaaaaaaaaaaaaaaaggtaagcaggagggaaagaatagaaaaaagtcCTGTGGGTGTTCTAGCTTTTTTTGTGTTCCAAGGATTAACAGAGGAGGGAACTTGTATAGAAGGTCTAAACAGCTTTGGCAGCTCTCCAAGCTCTATAAATAGGGTTTAGGAGGTGTGAGATTCCTCAGATCATGCATGGCCTATCACTCTGAAAAGGGATGAAGATGGGAGATGTCCATGTTGCTCAACCCCGTTTTATGTGTACCTCTCATACAGAGCTCTGAGGAAGAAATGAGCTTGGCAGTATTCGCTACCTACCCCCAACAGGCAGTGGTCACTGTGGAGTGCTCAGCTTCATCACCCTCCCTCAAGAAGGAAGACACAATGAAAAGCTATTTCTGTAGAGCACTTTATAGACCAAAGCTTAGACAAGAGGTGGAGGTTGGAGATCTGAGAGACTGAGTCAGGGAAGACATTCCAACCCTGCCCTCTCATGCTCCCTCAAGGCAAGCCTCTATAAACACCTGGGAGCTCCCAAACACCTTGTTACCATTGTTGCCTTCTGGGTCCCAGGGTTAGGGGGTACCTTTATCAGGAGGTAAGGAAGGAAATTCCCATCACCAGTCCCACCCCTCTAGGCCAGCTCAGTCTGTGGCCTCCATCTTGGCCCCCCGGGGCACCAGGAAGATGGCACCATCCGCAGCCTGTTGCAGTGTGTATTCTTCAGGGGAGTAGCTATTGCCTGATTCATCCcgaaggtgctggaaaatgtcacGGTACAGCTCTGTCAGCTGTTGGCGCATGACTTCCAGGGTCCGGTCTGCCTCCCCTCGGGCCCTGAGAAGCCGCTCCCGTTCACTGCCCAGCCGCTCGAGCTCCTGCTCCAGCTGCACGATGGTCTCCAGCTTTCTCTTGCGACAGTTCTGGGCAGCCACCTTGTTCTTGCCCCGCCGTCGGATGTCCCGGACTAGTGCCAGCTGGCTCTCTGTCAGCGGGTACCTTGCCAACAGCTCATTAAAGTCATCTACCGGCAAGTTGACAATCTTGTCTGTAGGAAAAGGAATCTTCATGGCCAGGGCCCGACGTTCATCCCGACTCCCTGCCTCCCCCCGTGCAGTGGGCTTACCCCGCACAGGGCCTGAGGAGGGATCTAAGGCCAAGGGGTTCTCAGTAGGTGGCAAGGCATAGTTGGGGGGCGCCAAGGAGTTGGGCATAAGTGAGTAGGGGTACTCCACCGGGTACATCTCTACATACTCGCTGCGCCGCCGACCAACCTCTGTCCCCTCCAGCTCAAGAGATTCAGCATCACTATAGTTGAGGGATAATCCTGAGTCAGATTCTAGGTCTTCTTGGGGCTTGGGTGGTCCTGCTGGCAGCCCAATGTCCAGGAGGGCCAAGGGGTCTGAGAGGGGCTCACTGAGCAGGCCTGAGAGGGTCAGTGGTTTGGAGACTGGTGTGGCCATGTTGCCATAGGAGTAGGGGGGTTCTGAGACATGGGATGTGGATGCTGGGAGCTCATAAGGTGGTGGAGGAAGGGGGAAGCCAGCATCTGGGTGGATTGAACAGGGGCAGTAAGTTGGGGGTGTCGAGGGTCCAAGGTATGGGGCTTGGGGCTCAAACGATGGCTCACTTGGAGCATTTAGACCCTGCAAGAAAAGACACAAAGAGGTTTGGAGACAGGAAGAGAAACCAGCACTCTCTCAAGACCAAGCTGGTTCTTCTGAAAGACCCTGCGAGATAGTAAAGGAAAGAATAAGGTGCTAAAAATCACTGGAAGCTTCTTGCAAAGCTGTGATGCCCCTCTTCCAAGAAGAAAGCAACTTAAGCAAGAATGGAAGTCACTGAGGTCAGACTTCAGAAAAGACTACCTAACGTTGGAACATTTATGAAATCTCCTCAGGAGAAAGTTCTTGCTGGGTTGAAATGGCTCATGTTCCTTTATTTCCTTCAGGAAGATAAGGCGTTGTTATCCAAGATGACCCCTCAGAACACTTTCCTGTTGCGGTTATCTAGGGTCAAAGGGTCAAGTTCAGACCCTGGCCATGCCCTGTGTGCCCAGCAGAGGGAGCTGCTGTGTGGCAGGAGGGCCTAGGGCAGATGCTGAGGGCACCAGGCATGGCATCAGGAGAGGAAAAGGGGGCGGGCTGGAGGCTAAGAAACACCGTGGGGAGCCAGCACAAGCTCTGCCCTCTCCTCTTCAGTtcctctgtccctgcccaggTGCAGTGAGGAGAAGAGAGCATGCTGGAAACAAGGCCCCCAACCCACATCGGGGAGCCACCCTGTTCCAGCCCAGCTGGAGACAAAGGCATCATTGTTAAGCCAACAGTCACCCTTTTGTCCAACCACTAGGAGGAGAGGACCCCGGCACAGTCTGACTCCCCTTCCTGAGGCCTCTGAACTACTGCTACCTGGGGGAAAGGGGCCCCGCTGctaagggcagggggaggaaatGAGGGAAAAAGGGCAGGATTTGAGGGGAGGGAACTCAGAAGAGAATAAGGTGAGCAATGGAGGGCAGAGCAGgagctggggtggagagagaTGTAAGCAGATGGCTGCTGAGAAAGCCTACACCCCAATCacatccttccctccccaccactcCTATCCCTGCCCCTCCACACCCCCTTTTCCTCAACGTTCCTCAGTGTCTTCCATCCAGATCTCCCCATACTCCAACCCTCCCTTTTCTAGTATGTGCAACATTTCCAgccctgagccctgcctgctcccaCCCCCTGCCTCAGTACAGGCCAACTCCCTGCTTCTCCCTtcatccccactccccactcccttcctgctccctcctcacCTGCAGCTCAGTGATGGACATGATCTCTTGCCAAGTCAGCTCCATCTCGCCCAGCTCCGGAGTGAGCAGCTGTATCACCCTGTTCCTGCTCTGCTGGGGAGGACACGGGGGCATCCTACTGGACCAGGGTCTGGTCCAGGTTCCCCCAAAGCCCAAATGGCCCCAGAAACCTGTGTTAAAGGAAGAAGGGTGTTAGAGCTGCACCTGCTAGGATCAGCAAGTTTGCCCCAGAGAGGGGCTCCCTCCAGCTTCACATGGGGGAAGGAGAGACCCCATCCCCCTCACTCATGCTGGTCTCATTAACCAACCCCTTAAGCTAGAAAGTCTTTTTCTGTAGTGTGATCTCTACCTCACCTATTATGGCCCTAGTCGGGTCCTTTGGAAGCACATAGGTCTTTACCTTTTTTCCAGACAAGGTGTCTTCTCTTTCCCCTACTTCTTACTCCCCAAAATGGTTTTTCTAGCCAGGGGCAGAGTCAGatcttctgggttttttgttttggtttgttttctcttttctgtggcAACATCAGAAGTCATCCCAGCTTTCCTCCACTGGCCTCAGTTTTAGGGTCTATGCCTTTCCTTCCTAAGATGAGAATACGTGCTTGGGGATCCCCAAGACTAGTTGTGGAAAGAGCCAGCAGACAGCCTCTCCCCTTCTCCATGATAtggcccaggcctgggggctgatagcagccctgccctctcctcctaTCCTGGCCCTGGCTCCCCCGCCTGCACCAGATAAGGGGTTTATCAGCTGCAGGCAGCAGAGGCAGAGTAGGAATGGACTCTGGAGACACAGGACctcttccctgtgtcctcacagggtcATTTTGGCCATACCCCAACCCATATAACAGGAGGTCTTTCCTCTTTTGAGGCAATATAATGACAACAACAAAGACTTACTTGTCAAAAACTGTACTGGCATTTTACAAGCATTAGTTTATGAGATTGGTTTTCAAAAAGATCCTATAAGGCATATTCAGAAACTGAGATCCAAGCAGAAAAATATCAGGATTAGGTCTGGAATCTGACTCTCCTTGCCTATAATGCCTTCAGGCACTTTCCATCCCACCCTGTGTCTCCATACTCTAGTCCTCTATTGGCAGCCTACATCAGTCAGTTCTTTCTGTAGagtttgtctctttttatttatttatttattttttgaagacagggtcttgctctttcccttggggtagagtgcagtggcatcatcatagctcacagcaacctcaaactcctgggctcgagtaatcttcctgcctcagcctctggtgtagctgggactacagggtttCACCACCATAATTAGGTGcaccagttaattttttttatttttggtagaaacagggtctcgctcttgcttagggtTGTAGAGtctgtgtcttttctcttctggGTAATATCTCTTTAGAGCCTTAAATGCACACTCACCTCCAATCCCTTTTCTTTCGATCTGGACTCTAGCTGCAGCTCTGCCATAAAGCAGCAGTGTGGCATTGGGCAAGCCATCGCACTTCTCCGGACCTCTGTTTCCGCATTTGTAAAACTAGGGAGTTGGACAAGTTAAACACAGAGGTCCCTTTCTGCTTGGACAGCTTAGTGTTCTCAGCAAAACCCTTACTCCTGCCTTTATCTTCTCTCTGTCAGTCCCTCTCCTCATGctgcctccctattccctgataCCTGTCTCTCCCTGAATGTTTTACCTGCCTTCCATAAGAGATCCCAGGTAGATTTGTCAGGGGCCTCCTGATCTCTTAGAGCTAGACattgcacatatgcacacacacacgtgcacgcacacacatgcactgcCATATAAGGAAAGGAAAGCAGGCTAGAGGTGAAGGAAACTCACAGAAGGACAGAGGATAGGACTGGATGACCTCAAATTCCATGACCTTAGACCACTCATCACAAGGATGGCCCGCCACAGCTATTTAATATGGATTCCACTCTTTGACTTACCACAAAATTAGTGGAAACTACAAATTATCCTTTTGAAAGAGGATTTCCCCTAGTTTCTCCCTCCACTCCCTTGTCATATTGCCATCACCAGAGCTGGGAGTTGGTGTAGGCACAGGCTTTAGGCCAGTGGGCAGAGTGGGTGGGGTGTTTATGTCTGTCCAGGATGCCATTTCAACACCGGAACCCCACCCTCCCCTACCCAGGTTCTGACGGAAATTGCCCAAAGGCAAAGTGAATGGAGAAGGGGTTTAGGGGCAGGGACAAGACTATTGCCTCATAGTTCTTCACCCACCCTACCCCCCCATTtgtctctcctttatttttctggatttaaCTTTTAAGGTGTAGTACAAAGATCCTGCCCTAGAGGTAGGAGAAGGGGTTCTCTGGACTTCAAGATGCATGACCTTGGCCAAATTGCTTCACCTTCGGTCTGTTCCTTTAAATAGAGATAGGACTAGAGGCCCTCCGTGCTGTGAGAGGCAGTAGGTAGCATCTAGCTCAGGGAGTCACTACATTCTCCTGGGCTACCTGTAAAAACACAGATTCTTAAAATCCACCTCAGACCCACTGAATTGAACTCATAGGTGCAGGCACCCAGGAATCAGCATTTTAACAAGTGCCCCAGTGATTCTAATACAACAGATCAACCTTGCCTTGAGAAACGCTAAACTAGTCCAACCATATGGATTTACAGGAAAGAACACAAAGCCAGAAAAGAGACCAGAAAATGATCACTAGGCTGCTTCTAACTTCACTCCCTTGACCCAAGCAAGCTTGGACTCCAGGTAGCCCCTGTCTCTGAGCCTATATATCAGCCCCTTCCCAAGAAAACCTGGAGCTCAgtctccccctcctcctgggaaaggaaaatgagaacatAGAAGGAGAGGAGCAGGGGGAAGAAAGAGGTTCGGGGACAGGGAGTTGAGGAAAATGTCTGGATTAGCTCCAGTCAGCTCTCTAGTATAGTAGCAAGATTGCACCAGGCTATAGGAGGTTTTTCCCTATACACTCAAAGGTGGATAGTGGTCTATACACCAGGTATAGGTCCCTCTGGGTCTTAGGAGGTATTTCAGAGGACAGGGGAACTGGCAGGCAGAGGCATAGCTCAGGGAGGGAGGTGTAGTCAGATCCAATTCTGCACCATAGAGCAAAGAAACTGGGGAGGTACTGGGGAAGTAGGCTTCCCGGTGTCCCTTTTCTTTTACAATAATAAGCAGCTCCCACTTTACAGTTTAGCCTGTGTATTAAGGTCACACAACATCTTATTCCTACTGGGTTGGGTGTTCTTTCTCTTATTCCCCAACATTGTGGATCAGGTAGAACTAGAGTCATCTGCAGAGACTAAAATccatcttctttattctttttttttttttttttcagacagagtttcactttgttgcccaggctagagtgagtgccgtggcgtcagcctagctcacagcaacctcaaacacttgggctcaagcaatcctcctgcctcagcctcccgagtagctgggactacaggcatgtgccaccatgcccagctaattttttctatatatattagttggccaattaatttctttctatttatagtagagacaggcagggcgcggtggctcacgcctgtaatcctagctctctgggaggctgaggcgggtggattgctcgaggtcggaagttcgaaaccagcctgagcaagagcgagaccccgtctctactataaatagaaagaaactaattggccaactaatatatatagaaaaaattagccaggcatggtggctcatgcctgtagtcccagctacttgggaggctgagacagaaggatcgcttgagcccaggagtttgaggttgctgtgagctaggctgacgccacggcactcactctagcctaggcaacaaagcgagactctgtctcaaaaaaaaaaataaaaaataaaagtttatagtagagacagggtctcgctcttgctcaggctggtttcgaactcctgacctcgagcaatccgcccgcctcggcctcccagagtgctaggattacaggcgtgagccactgcacccggccatctTCTTTATTCTTATCCTGATGGTCCTACCAGCCCAGAAAGATTTTATCATAGTCCCCCCAATACTCACAGAATGATATGGAGCTTTATGATCAGGGATATGGGGCCAGCAGCGTTTGGAGAGTGATGCTGGGGAGAGGAAGGCATTTGGCCTCCACTGCTGCTCCAGGGCTCTCAACTTCCTTGACAAGAGGGAATGATGAGAAGGGTCCCTCTTCTGAAGCTCATTGGACTATCCCACCTCTCCAAGTGTCAGTACAGGCAGTAAAAGGATGGGGAGAGGTCAGTAAAACGTGGGGTGTGGGTTGGCAAGTAAGCAACCTATTTAGAAATATTAGGGAGAATCCCCAAAGAGAGGCACACAGAGGTGAgatagagaaacaagaaaaatgaaggaaacgGGAAGAGAGAGGCAATCAGAGTGAGCTCAGTGCCCCAGGGGCATGCCCGACTCAAACCTGTGTGTGGAAACAAGAGAGAGAGGGGCAAGTTTCTACTGTCCTGTCACTCTATGCCTGGACCCCAAATTCCAGTCCATTGGGACCAATGACTAGAGAATCCCAACCCCAGCAGATCTGATAtcccctcttctcttcccctgcTTCCCAATGCCCTACTTCCCAATCAGCCAAGAGTTCCAGTCAGAAGGAACTCCGCTGGGGTTAGGATGCCTTCATCTCCCTTCCAGTTCCAGCGGATCTCTACTGTTCCTGGGCCCCCCGAAAGAGAAGGAGTAATGGGAGGGGAACACCCAGTACCCACCACCCCATCTTGCTGCAACAACACTTCTCAGAGGTCCAGAGATCCAGTGTCTTCAATTCCTTAGCTTCCCCCAAGCCTTCCCAGCTGGCTGGACAGGGCAGTGGATTGGAATGGGTAGGGGAGAGGGTGACAGCATGTAGCTGGGAGTCTACTCTCTCTCCCAGGGCAGCCCACTAGCTGAAGGgttcccagccccaccctgtaGTCCCCATCCAGTCTCCCACCCCAAAGATCCCAGAGCACTCAGGAAGCCATCTAGGTCTTTTCATAGAGGAGTTCCCAAGGATGTCAGATTCTCAACCCTGGAGCAGTCTGGGAAGGTCTGAGACCTCCTAAGAACATCCTGAAAGTTGGTTATTTCCCCCTCTACCTTCGCCCTTCCCAGCCTGCCCCTCAGATCCCACTGGAAtccacctgcccaccccacctTTCAAGCACCTGTGGCAGAGTCCCAGCAAGGTGAGGAGAGGAGGCTCCGGGTGCTGTCTCTGGGGAGGCTGGGCCTGAGCTGACACCTCCTGGGCGAGGATCCCTGCTACCTCTGAGAATCCGCGAgggccgcgccccgcccccgggccaTTGCTGAGCTCTGAgtgaggaggctggggctggggctggggctgggctggggcagggagcccCAAGCAGGCGCACCAGCCTCCTCCCTGACGCCCTCGGCCTGAGTTCTTCGTCCTTCCTCCAACCCTCCCCTTTCCCCAggctctcctctcctcctgccccttctgGCCAAGAGAGGAAACTTGAGCCTGGTGTGGTTTCTGCCTACACCCCGCCCCCACCTTGCTCCCTGCCAGCGGGGGCACACATGGCTCCAAGCCTCTCCAGCCCTCCTTTCAGCCTAGGAGTCCAGCCAGGTCTGCGTTTCTTCCATGCCGGTGATGAGTTCCATCGTGATGGTCCAGTCAAAAATGATCTCTACACTTTATGTA
This Microcebus murinus isolate Inina chromosome 10, M.murinus_Inina_mat1.0, whole genome shotgun sequence DNA region includes the following protein-coding sequences:
- the NFE2 gene encoding transcription factor NF-E2 45 kDa subunit; the encoded protein is MPPCPPQQSRNRVIQLLTPELGEMELTWQEIMSITELQGLNAPSEPSFEPQAPYLGPSTPPTYCPCSIHPDAGFPLPPPPYELPASTSHVSEPPYSYGNMATPVSKPLTLSGLLSEPLSDPLALLDIGLPAGPPKPQEDLESDSGLSLNYSDAESLELEGTEVGRRRSEYVEMYPVEYPYSLMPNSLAPPNYALPPTENPLALDPSSGPVRGKPTARGEAGSRDERRALAMKIPFPTDKIVNLPVDDFNELLARYPLTESQLALVRDIRRRGKNKVAAQNCRKRKLETIVQLEQELERLGSERERLLRARGEADRTLEVMRQQLTELYRDIFQHLRDESGNSYSPEEYTLQQAADGAIFLVPRGAKMEATD